A window of Lytechinus variegatus isolate NC3 chromosome 15, Lvar_3.0, whole genome shotgun sequence contains these coding sequences:
- the LOC121428671 gene encoding carbohydrate sulfotransferase 3-like, which yields MAGTERKFGHGIGGLKIISSASTSRIFRSFLVLMSILLVLLFVYLNTSASRLSGAISDNKSMRIHSYQRKVFSNDHSRLGAFDQGNRRMRQGEKTGHVASEHRTINLPGIEHRPLEPKMENIHLGYTFDENGRLREAITFDEYVDVTSPTEGFVAKSDQSEDLSAGSVKGKSEQPIFIVILARMRTGSTLIGEIFNQNPSLFFIFEPLISIDHLLRSGDVNVSQHKDISTQLLLNYTRCEFQGNLTQSWLKWNGGSVRSNKIVPLCQRPPRPLSSYRNCTLITVDDMRNICSQNRRRFCIKTIRADLDYFKPMIDAGVNVKIIHLVRDPRGTANSRRLYYNFSKPHLPKTTTTGHPRFKGKLDALGLLGDYPDHVVHTIPRLCQWTRDSIRQVQNERPSWLRNRYKLVRYEDFALDPLGAARRIYDFVGLEFPPAVIEWILTNTRSNDQRSVKLFSTHKNSIETAYRWRQSLRPLQVRQVEQICHTTMKLLGYKEAKSVWDIANMDVNLLDPLPIPDTF from the exons ATGGCTGGAACAGAACGGAAATTCGGTCACGGAATTGGGGGGTTAAAAATTATCTCATCAGCCAGTACGTCTCGAATATTTCGATCTTTCCTCGTGTTAATGAGCATACTTcttgtattgttatttgtttactTAAACACGAGTGCCTCTCGTCTTTCAGGAGCGATAAGTGACAACAAATCAATGAGAATACATAGTTATCAAAGAAAAGTGTTTTCCAATGACCATTCCAGACTAGGGGCGTTTGATCAAGGAAACAGACGGATGAGACAGGGGGAGAAAACGGGCCATGTAGCATCCGAGCACAGAACTATCAACCTACCAGGAATAGAACACAGACCGTTAGAACCTAAGATGGAAAATATCCACCTGGGGTACACCTTTGATGAAAATGGGAGACTAAGAGAGGCCATTACATTTGATGAATATGTGGACGTAACGAGCCCAACGGAAGGATTCGTCGCTAAGAGTGACCAATCTGAAGACCTTTCTGCGGGTAGCGTGAAAGGGAAATCTGAACAacctattttcattgttattcttGCGAGGATGAGAACAGGATCGACCTTGATAGGAGAAATATTTAACCAGAATCCATCTCTGTTTTTTATCTTCGAACCTCTGATATCTATTGATCACTTACTGCGATCGGGCGATGTCAATGTCAGCCAACACAAGGACATATCAACTCAACTCCTGCTTAATTACACCCGGTGTGAATTTCAGGGGAACCTCACACAATCATGGCTGAAGTGGAACGGTGGATCAGTCCGGAGCAACAAGATCGTACCCCTCTGCCAAAGGCCACCGAGACCCCTTAGTAGCTACCGCAATTGCACTCTCATCACCGTGGATGACATGCGCAACATCTGCAGCCAGAATCGCCGACGCTTCTGTATAAAGACGATCCGTGCCGACCTCGACTACTTCAAACCAATGATTGATGCAGGGGTAAATGTAAAGATCATCCACCTAGTTAGGGATCCAAGAGGTACTGCTAATTCGAGGAGACTTTATTACAATTTCAGCAAGCCGCATCTACCAAAAACAACTACAACTGGCCATCCAAGATTTAAAG GTAAACTCGATGCCCTAGGACTATTGGGCGACTACCCAGACCACGTGGTGCATACCATTCCCCGCCTTTGTCAGTGGACCAGAGATTCCATCCGCCAAGTCCAAAACGAGAGGCCGTCATGGCTTCGCAACCGATATAAATTAGTCCGCTACGAGGACTTTGCTCTTGACCCGCTTGGTGCCGCACGCCGGATCTATGACTTCGTTGGTCTCGAGTTTCCACCCGCTGTCATCGAATGGATCTTGACCAATACACGATCTAATGATCAACGGAGTGTCAAGCTCTTCAGCACGCACAAGAATTCCATCGAGACGGCGTACCGTTGGAGACAGTCTCTTCGTCCGTTGCAGGTTCGGCAGGTCGAACAGATATGCCATACAACCATGAAGCTCTTAGGGTACAAGGAGGCAAAAAGCGTATGGGATATTGCCAATATGGATGTTAATTTGTTGGATCCCTTGCCGATTCCAGACACATTTTGA